A stretch of the Flavobacterium sp. 5 genome encodes the following:
- a CDS encoding cupin domain-containing protein, whose protein sequence is MEKENNTIVTVSVNQGQKLNIAGGEYRIIVSGKQTNGSFAMIEMIVPPGAGPVPHAHPDFEETFYVLEGEVQFTSEVSHYLAKKDDLVLIPKGGVIHHFKNLSKEPAKLLCTVVPAGLDDFFIQVANFMESAKENKNISESEIKEQIAIISDKFGQKLFKPDYFNK, encoded by the coding sequence ATGGAAAAAGAAAACAATACAATAGTAACCGTAAGTGTAAATCAAGGACAAAAACTAAATATTGCAGGTGGCGAATACCGAATTATTGTTTCGGGCAAACAAACCAATGGTTCTTTTGCAATGATTGAAATGATTGTACCTCCCGGAGCAGGTCCCGTTCCGCACGCACATCCAGACTTCGAAGAAACTTTTTATGTTTTAGAGGGTGAAGTTCAATTTACATCAGAAGTCAGTCATTATTTAGCCAAAAAAGATGATTTGGTCTTAATCCCAAAAGGAGGTGTTATTCACCACTTTAAAAACCTTTCAAAAGAACCTGCAAAATTATTATGCACAGTAGTTCCTGCTGGTTTAGATGATTTTTTTATTCAAGTTGCTAATTTCATGGAATCTGCCAAGGAAAATAAAAACATTTCCGAATCGGAGATTAAAGAGCAGATTGCTATAATTTCAGATAAATTTGGTCAAAAACTATTTAAACCAGATTATTTTAATAAATAA
- a CDS encoding amidohydrolase family protein, with product MKRILFFLALLSFSFSTIVQAQSKVKAIKAGRFIDVVNGSVLKNQIILIQNDTIVAIGTSISIPTEAEIIDLSNATVLPGLIDCHTHLTNEPSDDYYGDIFRKTSADYAIRAPLYAKHTLEAGFTSCRDLGSGDLIDIALRNAINEGTVEGPRMFVATFALGATGGHSDLSGFNPNISWKGNPDFTGVADGVDEIRKRVRNNIKWGADVIKVCATAGVLSEEESVGAPQYSLEEMKALVDEAHMWGRKVAAHAHGTEGIKNAVLAGVNSVEHGSILDTETLQLMKQKGTYYVPTIYVADYVIQEFAKKGYPEKILNKARLIAPQMSTSFTNATKAGIKIAFGTDAGVFPHGLNARQFALMVKYGQTPMQAIQSATINAADLIGKSEKIGSITKGKYADIIAVEGNPLDNISILEDVSFVMKGGIVYKNAIKK from the coding sequence ATGAAAAGAATACTATTTTTTCTTGCACTACTAAGTTTTTCATTTTCAACTATTGTACAGGCTCAAAGCAAAGTCAAAGCAATTAAAGCAGGACGTTTCATAGATGTAGTAAATGGCTCTGTTCTAAAAAATCAAATTATTTTGATACAAAATGATACTATCGTCGCTATTGGTACATCGATAAGTATTCCAACAGAAGCAGAAATTATTGATCTAAGCAATGCAACCGTTTTACCCGGTTTGATTGATTGTCACACACATTTGACGAATGAACCGAGCGATGATTATTATGGAGATATTTTTCGAAAAACATCAGCCGATTACGCAATTCGAGCACCTCTTTACGCAAAACACACACTCGAAGCAGGTTTTACAAGCTGTCGTGATTTGGGTTCAGGAGATTTAATTGATATTGCACTTCGTAATGCAATAAATGAAGGAACAGTTGAAGGTCCAAGAATGTTTGTAGCAACATTTGCATTGGGAGCTACAGGCGGGCATTCTGATTTATCTGGTTTTAATCCAAATATTTCTTGGAAAGGAAATCCAGATTTTACAGGTGTAGCAGATGGTGTAGATGAAATAAGAAAACGAGTTCGCAATAATATCAAATGGGGAGCTGATGTAATTAAAGTTTGTGCTACGGCAGGTGTACTAAGTGAAGAAGAGAGTGTGGGCGCACCACAATATTCTCTGGAAGAAATGAAAGCACTCGTTGATGAAGCCCATATGTGGGGAAGAAAAGTTGCTGCACACGCTCATGGCACCGAGGGTATAAAAAATGCAGTTCTTGCCGGAGTAAATTCTGTAGAACATGGAAGCATACTGGATACAGAAACTTTGCAACTAATGAAACAAAAAGGAACCTATTATGTTCCCACAATTTATGTCGCTGACTATGTAATTCAGGAATTTGCTAAAAAAGGGTACCCTGAAAAAATTCTAAATAAAGCTAGATTGATTGCACCGCAAATGTCAACTAGTTTTACAAATGCTACAAAAGCAGGAATTAAAATAGCATTTGGAACAGATGCTGGTGTTTTTCCACATGGACTAAATGCACGTCAGTTTGCTTTGATGGTAAAATATGGTCAAACTCCAATGCAAGCCATACAATCGGCAACTATAAATGCTGCAGATCTAATAGGCAAAAGTGAAAAAATTGGCTCAATTACTAAAGGCAAATATGCCGACATCATTGCAGTTGAAGGAAATCCATTAGACAACATTTCAATTCTAGAGGATGTATCTTTTGTAATGAAAGGCGGAATTGTTTATAAAAATGCAATTAAAAAGTAG
- a CDS encoding serine hydrolase, with the protein MNKIKPILLLSIALLSTNIFAQLAPKQIDSLVQNAMEKFKVAGVAVLVVKDGKIIHEKGYGVKSVTTKLPVDEHTNFQIASNSKAFTTAALSILIDEGKLNWKDKVTTYLPEFKMYNDYVTENFLVEDLLCHRSGLGLGAGDLMDFPDGTDFTIKDKLTIFQHFKPTSNFRTQFDYDNQLYIIAGELIARVSGMTWEKFIQSRILDPLQMINSYSTQDNIKDLSNVATPHTTEKGTIRTITPFHDMINGAAGGVVSNVDDMSKWIIAQLNKGKYGANSDKQLFSEARQKEMWTIHTVTDANPNPRYNQHFAGYGLGWFLEDIKGNLQASHTGGLPGMLTSVCMIPDLKLGVVILTNTDSGGGALFSAVQQTIIDSYLGLDNHGWINEYVKYMESNTSSVDSLVAKTWQTVEAAKKTKINSADYIGMYEDKWFGKVEIFIKENQLWIKSLRSPKLNGPLRFYKANTFAIKWEYQDLNCDAFAMFSLDEEGKAQSIKMKGISPNIDFSFDFQDLDLQRITK; encoded by the coding sequence ATGAACAAAATCAAACCAATTTTACTGCTTAGCATAGCATTATTAAGTACTAATATTTTTGCCCAATTAGCTCCCAAACAAATAGATTCTTTGGTACAAAATGCAATGGAAAAATTCAAAGTAGCAGGTGTTGCTGTACTCGTTGTTAAAGACGGGAAAATTATTCATGAAAAAGGATATGGTGTAAAATCGGTAACAACAAAGCTCCCTGTTGATGAACATACTAATTTTCAAATAGCATCTAACAGTAAAGCATTTACAACTGCTGCTTTATCTATTTTGATTGATGAAGGAAAACTGAATTGGAAAGATAAAGTAACAACATACCTGCCTGAGTTTAAAATGTACAACGACTATGTAACGGAGAATTTTTTGGTAGAAGATTTATTATGTCACAGAAGCGGATTAGGTTTAGGAGCTGGTGACCTAATGGATTTTCCTGATGGAACAGACTTTACCATCAAGGATAAACTGACCATTTTCCAACATTTTAAACCTACATCAAATTTCAGGACTCAGTTTGATTATGATAACCAACTCTACATTATAGCAGGTGAATTGATTGCAAGAGTAAGTGGTATGACTTGGGAAAAATTTATTCAATCAAGAATTCTTGACCCTTTACAAATGATTAATTCTTATTCAACTCAAGATAACATTAAAGACCTAAGCAATGTTGCTACACCACACACAACCGAAAAAGGAACGATAAGAACCATTACTCCATTCCATGACATGATTAATGGTGCTGCAGGTGGTGTTGTATCTAATGTGGATGATATGAGTAAATGGATAATAGCCCAGCTAAACAAAGGCAAGTACGGAGCCAATTCAGACAAGCAACTATTCAGCGAAGCAAGACAAAAAGAAATGTGGACAATCCATACTGTAACGGATGCAAATCCTAATCCACGTTACAACCAACACTTTGCTGGCTATGGTTTGGGTTGGTTCTTAGAGGACATAAAAGGAAATCTCCAAGCATCACACACGGGTGGCTTACCTGGAATGTTAACAAGCGTTTGCATGATTCCAGATCTAAAACTTGGAGTTGTTATTTTAACAAATACAGATAGTGGCGGCGGCGCATTATTTAGTGCAGTACAACAAACTATTATCGACAGTTATTTAGGGCTGGATAATCATGGTTGGATCAATGAGTACGTCAAGTATATGGAATCGAATACCAGTAGTGTAGATTCATTAGTAGCAAAAACTTGGCAAACAGTAGAGGCTGCTAAAAAAACAAAAATCAATTCAGCAGATTACATAGGTATGTATGAAGATAAATGGTTTGGTAAAGTTGAAATTTTCATAAAAGAAAATCAGTTGTGGATTAAATCGCTTCGTTCACCAAAATTAAATGGTCCATTACGTTTTTATAAAGCCAACACCTTTGCCATTAAATGGGAATACCAAGATCTAAACTGCGATGCTTTTGCAATGTTCAGTTTAGATGAAGAAGGTAAAGCCCAAAGTATTAAAATGAAAGGTATTTCGCCAAATATAGATTTCAGTTTCGATTTTCAAGATTTGGATCTTCAAAGGATAACAAAATAA
- a CDS encoding alpha/beta fold hydrolase has product MKKTIKLLILLLTSSICGIGNAQVQMNFKFDTSYGDNKTIGKYVEINGAKIYYEEYGKGEPMLLIHGVNGDIKTMGNQIDYFKTKYRVIIADSRGQGKSELKTDSLTFDQITSDWEGLANYLKLDSLNVVGYSDGGIVGLKMGISGKLKIKKIVAIAANLRPDSTAVNSWAVKFLINERKMVKSKIQEKDTSQDWNLQKQLIGLNADQPNIPTKYLSKIKAKVLILAGDEDIIKNEHSVEIFENIPKAQLCIMPGETHFTFASNSELLNAIVNTFLSKPFKRPDSNFTKW; this is encoded by the coding sequence ATGAAAAAAACGATTAAACTATTGATTCTGCTTTTAACCTCATCAATTTGTGGAATAGGAAATGCACAGGTTCAAATGAACTTTAAATTTGATACTTCATATGGTGACAACAAAACCATTGGAAAATATGTTGAAATTAATGGTGCCAAAATCTACTATGAGGAATATGGGAAAGGCGAACCCATGTTGCTAATTCACGGAGTTAACGGTGATATTAAAACAATGGGAAATCAGATAGATTATTTTAAAACAAAATACAGAGTTATTATTGCAGATAGTAGAGGACAGGGAAAATCTGAATTGAAAACAGATTCTTTGACATTCGACCAAATTACTAGTGATTGGGAAGGATTAGCTAATTACTTAAAATTAGATTCTCTTAACGTTGTTGGATATAGCGATGGTGGAATTGTTGGTTTAAAAATGGGCATTTCAGGCAAATTAAAAATTAAGAAAATTGTAGCAATTGCTGCGAATTTAAGGCCTGACTCAACAGCTGTTAACTCTTGGGCTGTTAAATTTCTTATCAATGAGAGAAAAATGGTTAAGTCAAAAATTCAGGAGAAAGACACTTCACAAGATTGGAATCTACAAAAACAACTTATTGGACTCAACGCTGACCAGCCAAATATTCCAACAAAATATTTATCTAAAATAAAAGCAAAAGTTTTAATATTAGCTGGTGATGAGGACATTATTAAAAATGAACATTCGGTCGAAATTTTTGAAAATATACCAAAAGCACAATTATGTATTATGCCTGGCGAAACCCATTTTACATTTGCATCAAATTCTGAATTATTGAATGCAATAGTGAATACTTTTTTATCAAAACCATTTAAAAGACCAGATTCAAATTTTACTAAATGGTAA
- a CDS encoding DUF1572 domain-containing protein has product MITNSIDIANRLREVLLNGKWIANTNFKEQIVSIDWKQAIEKVENLNTIALLTFHINYYLKGLIHVFKGGNLEIRDKYSFDLPEIKSETDWNNLVNEFVSNAEMFANEVEKMNNNILNQPFVDEKYGSYLRNIEGVIEHSYYHLGQVSLIKKIIMQRQSDNPDISTQL; this is encoded by the coding sequence ATGATAACAAACAGTATAGATATTGCAAACCGGCTTCGGGAGGTTTTACTTAATGGGAAGTGGATTGCAAATACCAATTTTAAAGAGCAAATAGTAAGTATCGATTGGAAACAGGCAATTGAAAAAGTTGAGAACTTAAACACAATTGCGTTATTAACTTTTCATATAAACTATTATCTAAAAGGATTAATACATGTGTTTAAAGGAGGGAACCTAGAAATTAGAGATAAATACAGCTTTGACCTCCCTGAAATTAAATCCGAAACAGATTGGAATAATTTAGTAAACGAATTTGTAAGCAATGCTGAAATGTTTGCAAATGAGGTAGAAAAAATGAATAACAACATACTAAACCAACCTTTTGTTGATGAAAAATATGGAAGCTATTTGAGAAATATTGAAGGTGTTATTGAACATAGTTACTATCATTTAGGGCAAGTTTCATTAATCAAAAAAATTATAATGCAAAGACAATCCGATAACCCTGATATCTCTACACAATTATAA